One Citricoccus sp. K5 DNA window includes the following coding sequences:
- the era gene encoding GTPase Era has protein sequence MTTLFDPSNAPEDFRAGFVSLVGRPNAGKSTLTNALVGEKVAITSSKPQTTRHTIRGIVHREEFQLVLVDTPGLHRPRTLLGQRLNDLVTQTLGEVDAVGFCIPADEKIGPGDRYIAGQLALLNRKPVVALVTKTDKVKPDAIAAQLLAVTALGDEVLGPENRGAGFAAVVPVSAVQGHQVEDVAKVLAERLPLSPPLYPDGELTDEPELTMVAELIREAALEGVRDELPHSVAVVVDEMNPREGRPADRPLLDIHANVFVERDSQKAIIIGKGGSRLKAIGSQARGSIEKLLGTAVYLDLRVKVAKEWQRDPKQLGRLGF, from the coding sequence ATGACGACCCTGTTCGACCCCAGCAACGCCCCGGAGGACTTCCGCGCCGGATTCGTCTCCCTGGTGGGCCGGCCCAACGCCGGCAAGTCCACCCTGACCAACGCCCTGGTGGGGGAGAAGGTCGCCATCACCTCCTCCAAGCCGCAGACCACCCGGCACACCATCCGCGGGATTGTGCACCGCGAGGAATTCCAGCTGGTCCTCGTGGACACTCCCGGACTGCACCGTCCCCGGACCCTGCTGGGCCAGCGGCTCAACGACCTCGTCACCCAGACCCTCGGCGAGGTGGACGCGGTCGGATTCTGCATCCCCGCAGACGAGAAGATCGGCCCCGGCGACCGCTACATCGCAGGTCAGCTGGCACTGCTCAACCGCAAGCCCGTGGTCGCCCTGGTGACCAAGACGGACAAGGTGAAGCCGGACGCGATCGCGGCCCAGCTGCTCGCCGTCACCGCCCTCGGCGACGAGGTGCTCGGGCCGGAGAACCGGGGAGCCGGTTTCGCCGCCGTCGTTCCCGTCTCCGCCGTCCAGGGCCACCAGGTGGAGGACGTGGCGAAGGTCCTGGCCGAACGTCTGCCGCTGTCCCCTCCGCTCTATCCGGACGGTGAGCTCACGGACGAGCCCGAGCTGACCATGGTGGCCGAGCTCATCCGGGAGGCGGCATTGGAGGGTGTGCGGGACGAGCTGCCGCACTCGGTGGCCGTGGTGGTCGACGAGATGAACCCACGCGAGGGGCGGCCCGCCGACCGCCCGCTGCTGGACATCCACGCCAACGTGTTCGTGGAGCGGGACAGCCAGAAGGCCATCATCATCGGCAAGGGCGGCTCCCGCCTCAAGGCCATCGGCTCCCAGGCGCGGGGTTCCATCGAGAAGCTCCTCGGAACGGCCGTGTACCTGGACCTGCGGGTGAAGGTGGCCAAGGAATGGCAGCGCGACCCCAAGCAGCTGGGGCGGCTCGGGTTTTGA